Proteins from a single region of Natrinema amylolyticum:
- a CDS encoding ABC transporter ATP-binding protein, which yields MALSTDSSTNRESSEKITVQNVSRSYESTQALADISFSVAEGEFCCVVGPSGCGKTTLLRAIAGLDDPDSGSILVGGDPVTGPGLDRGMVFQEYALFPWRTVRGNIRFGLDRPACDCPDCEARVRELIDLVGLEGFEDAYPKELSGGMKQRVGIARALAVDPEILLMDEPFGSVDARTRDRLHAELLDIWTQTGQTVVFVTHDIDEAVTLADRVVVMDANPGTVQSTVSIDLERPRDRTAHDFVDYVARIRNELGSPVYTSL from the coding sequence GTGGCGCTGAGTACGGACTCGTCCACTAATCGAGAGTCAAGTGAGAAGATCACTGTACAGAACGTCAGCAGATCGTATGAGTCGACGCAAGCGCTCGCAGACATCTCGTTCTCCGTAGCCGAAGGTGAGTTCTGCTGTGTCGTCGGTCCGTCGGGATGTGGGAAGACGACGCTGTTGCGGGCAATCGCTGGGCTCGACGATCCCGACAGTGGGTCGATACTGGTCGGTGGAGACCCGGTTACTGGTCCTGGGCTGGACAGGGGGATGGTCTTTCAGGAGTACGCACTATTCCCCTGGCGAACTGTCCGGGGGAATATCCGGTTCGGCCTTGACCGGCCTGCGTGTGATTGCCCCGACTGCGAGGCACGGGTCCGGGAGTTGATCGATCTGGTGGGGCTCGAGGGCTTCGAGGACGCGTATCCAAAAGAGCTATCCGGCGGGATGAAGCAGCGCGTCGGCATCGCTCGTGCCCTCGCCGTCGATCCGGAGATACTGTTGATGGACGAACCGTTCGGCAGTGTCGATGCTCGGACGCGCGACCGCTTGCACGCTGAATTGCTCGACATCTGGACACAGACCGGACAGACCGTCGTGTTCGTCACGCATGACATCGACGAAGCGGTGACGCTAGCTGATCGCGTGGTCGTCATGGATGCAAACCCGGGAACCGTACAGTCGACTGTCTCTATCGACCTAGAGCGCCCACGTGACCGAACGGCACACGATTTCGTGGACTACGTCGCGCGAATTAGGAATGAACTCGGGAGTCCAGTTTACACTAGTCTCTGA
- a CDS encoding family 43 glycosylhydrolase — MVDSYDHTSIERRSVLRTIGAGALGAAGAIATSGSASADDSSTHYHNPVGPLGFGDVTAIQADDGTYYAYGTETPEDIVPIATSDDLVNWTYIDSAFDSYPDWRDDPDAGVWAPDINYYNGQYYLYYSYSTWGSQNNPGIGVATSDTPDGPFEDQGPVFRAEDLGMTNCIDSEFRVVDGTPYMIWGSFYGFYGVELTSDGMDYVSGTTFHLAGDNREGPMVIEENGYYYLFYSTGHCCEGYDSTYELEVGRSESFFGPYYNQNGTDLRDLNEHRSGVSVLNGTDEFTGPGHNTAIQDENGDWWMLYHVEATADQETRIMMIDRIQWENGWPVVACDGTPSTQSPMPNTGSYDCGAVTSGIGISEGTYAITNVNSGKRLEVANAGTSDGDNVRQYADTGHACQQWEVIETDDHETFHLRNVNSGKLMEVAGADTSDGATVQQYADTGNATQDWHIVDNGDGTYRIENANSGKVAEVNEASTADGADVIQWPWNAGANQRWTFDLV; from the coding sequence ATGGTTGATAGTTATGACCACACAAGTATTGAGCGGCGAAGCGTCCTGCGAACGATCGGTGCCGGTGCGCTCGGCGCTGCGGGTGCGATCGCGACGAGCGGCTCGGCGTCCGCAGACGACAGTTCGACCCATTACCACAATCCGGTCGGTCCGCTCGGATTCGGTGACGTGACCGCTATTCAGGCAGACGACGGTACCTACTACGCGTACGGGACCGAGACGCCGGAGGACATCGTTCCGATCGCGACCTCGGACGACCTGGTGAACTGGACGTACATCGATTCGGCGTTCGACAGTTACCCCGACTGGCGCGACGATCCGGACGCAGGGGTCTGGGCGCCCGACATCAACTACTACAACGGCCAGTACTACCTGTACTACTCCTACTCGACGTGGGGGAGTCAGAACAACCCCGGGATCGGCGTGGCGACCTCGGACACGCCCGACGGTCCGTTCGAGGATCAGGGACCGGTGTTCAGGGCCGAGGACCTCGGGATGACCAACTGCATCGATTCGGAGTTCCGCGTCGTCGACGGCACTCCCTACATGATCTGGGGGAGTTTCTACGGGTTCTACGGCGTCGAACTCACGAGCGACGGGATGGACTACGTCTCGGGAACGACGTTCCATCTGGCCGGTGACAACCGCGAAGGGCCGATGGTCATCGAGGAGAACGGCTACTACTACCTGTTCTACTCGACCGGCCACTGCTGCGAGGGCTACGACAGCACCTACGAGCTCGAGGTCGGCCGTTCTGAGTCGTTCTTCGGTCCCTACTACAACCAGAACGGGACCGACCTGCGCGACCTGAACGAGCATCGGAGCGGCGTGTCGGTCCTCAACGGGACGGACGAGTTCACCGGTCCGGGTCACAACACCGCGATTCAGGACGAAAACGGCGACTGGTGGATGCTCTACCACGTCGAAGCCACGGCGGACCAGGAGACCCGCATCATGATGATCGATCGAATCCAGTGGGAGAACGGCTGGCCGGTCGTCGCCTGCGACGGGACGCCGAGCACGCAGAGCCCGATGCCGAACACCGGCAGCTACGACTGCGGCGCCGTCACCAGCGGTATCGGCATCAGCGAGGGGACCTACGCGATCACGAACGTCAACAGCGGCAAGCGCCTCGAGGTCGCCAACGCCGGGACGAGCGACGGCGACAATGTCCGCCAGTACGCCGACACCGGGCACGCCTGCCAACAGTGGGAAGTGATCGAGACGGACGACCACGAGACGTTCCACCTCCGAAACGTCAACAGTGGGAAGCTCATGGAAGTGGCCGGCGCCGACACGAGCGACGGCGCGACGGTCCAGCAGTACGCCGATACCGGGAACGCGACCCAGGACTGGCACATCGTCGACAACGGCGACGGCACCTACCGAATCGAGAACGCCAACAGCGGCAAGGTCGCCGAGGTCAACGAAGCATCGACCGCCGACGGCGCCGACGTCATCCAATGGCCGTGGAACGCCGGCGCGAACCAGCGGTGGACGTTCGACTTAGTGTAA
- a CDS encoding alpha-L-arabinofuranosidase: MRRGHNHRSIISSTDADPERSPVSRRRFLALQSMVVAGAATGTVAGSSNQESANSVRNTVSLDLSKRTDEEVSDQLFGRLCEHYESGTIYPGIYSEHVKNNSFYPRTWSEDDHFGPKTRFDPESIDRHENVPFPWEPVDGSGVSFEQREDGVAAVETTNSQRVSLEDARGGISQKIVLPDFRTLGYDLSFSVRGDGLETVTAAITTLDGETLATTDVDVTDDWTRHEVALELAEASGDQYVAGSVANVDTPYGEYVLEFTAEGSGHVDLDWIMLGADDAINGKFNPSTVELMREQNATWLKWPGGNFTSQYNWRDGIGPLDERPMRFNHAWGGVDPNYFGIDEYLELCEVADLTPRLTVGWWDNPGEWASERQILPEDAADWVEYCNGSAGTEMGALRAENGHPKPYDVEHWEVGNEVWGPWQRGHTADPSEYASGSAERIGFNEYYDAMMAVDDSITILADGMDPGYNEANTPDPAEWNSTLFEESGDRLDGLDLHRYNWGIEDQEARDAWFDENDADPIDYNEVLVMFPTQFGALMDELSTEAAEAGIEDFRINVGEYGLFPSVNEGDPYPGPETMPGGSYIAGMLNSFIRQSETVVEASQTWVPVRMFPPEFTEAPSDPNPLAPAGSVFGLYSAVFETNAEWHAIDLDVDGASRTIPDTGPRIDRMEDVPYVDAAAMQNERGKELCVFLTNRNLRGSSEVTVDLPEKYAGKSVAITRHRATASERPLPHHFQDSWEEPDVYEVGHTIESVDRDGSLTLEVGPASVVRLLVDNDRGRPDTVGDDGVWSGLNGSECDCNPAKGVGHGLSLFDLFDIDGSRGR, translated from the coding sequence ATGAGACGTGGTCACAACCACCGGTCCATCATCAGTAGTACCGACGCCGATCCTGAACGCAGTCCCGTCTCCCGACGACGCTTTCTGGCGCTCCAGTCGATGGTCGTGGCCGGAGCCGCGACCGGGACAGTAGCGGGCAGTTCGAATCAGGAATCCGCTAATAGCGTCCGGAACACCGTTTCGCTGGACCTCTCGAAGCGGACGGACGAGGAAGTCTCCGATCAACTGTTCGGGCGACTTTGCGAGCACTACGAATCGGGCACGATCTACCCCGGCATCTACTCTGAGCACGTCAAGAACAACTCGTTCTACCCCAGAACGTGGTCGGAAGACGATCACTTCGGCCCGAAGACGCGCTTCGATCCCGAATCGATAGACCGACACGAGAACGTCCCGTTCCCGTGGGAGCCCGTCGACGGCTCCGGCGTCTCCTTCGAACAGCGCGAGGACGGTGTCGCCGCCGTCGAGACGACGAATTCCCAGCGGGTCTCCCTCGAGGACGCTCGCGGGGGGATCTCACAGAAAATCGTCCTCCCGGACTTCCGGACGCTGGGGTACGACCTCTCGTTCTCGGTGCGCGGCGACGGGCTCGAGACCGTCACCGCCGCGATCACGACGCTGGACGGCGAGACCCTCGCGACCACCGACGTCGACGTCACCGACGACTGGACCCGCCACGAGGTCGCACTCGAACTGGCCGAGGCGAGCGGCGATCAGTACGTCGCCGGATCGGTCGCGAACGTCGACACTCCCTATGGAGAGTACGTCCTCGAGTTCACCGCGGAGGGGAGCGGTCACGTCGACCTCGACTGGATCATGCTCGGGGCCGACGATGCGATCAACGGGAAGTTCAACCCGTCGACCGTCGAGTTGATGCGAGAGCAGAACGCGACCTGGCTGAAGTGGCCGGGCGGGAACTTCACGAGCCAGTACAACTGGCGCGACGGCATCGGCCCGCTGGACGAACGGCCGATGCGCTTCAATCACGCGTGGGGCGGCGTCGATCCGAACTACTTCGGCATCGACGAGTACCTCGAGCTGTGCGAGGTCGCCGATCTCACGCCGCGACTCACCGTCGGCTGGTGGGACAATCCGGGAGAGTGGGCGTCCGAGCGACAGATCCTCCCCGAAGACGCTGCCGACTGGGTCGAGTACTGTAACGGCTCGGCGGGAACGGAGATGGGCGCACTTCGCGCCGAGAACGGTCACCCGAAGCCGTACGACGTCGAACACTGGGAGGTCGGCAACGAGGTGTGGGGGCCGTGGCAGCGCGGCCATACGGCCGATCCTTCGGAGTACGCGAGCGGCTCCGCGGAGCGGATCGGGTTCAACGAGTACTACGACGCGATGATGGCGGTCGACGACTCCATAACGATCCTCGCGGACGGGATGGATCCGGGCTACAACGAGGCGAACACGCCGGATCCGGCCGAGTGGAACAGTACGCTGTTCGAGGAGTCCGGTGACCGCCTCGACGGGCTGGACCTGCACCGCTACAACTGGGGAATCGAGGACCAGGAGGCACGGGACGCGTGGTTCGACGAGAACGACGCGGACCCCATCGACTACAACGAGGTGCTGGTCATGTTCCCGACGCAGTTCGGGGCACTGATGGACGAACTCAGCACCGAGGCCGCCGAGGCGGGTATCGAAGACTTCCGGATCAACGTCGGCGAGTACGGACTCTTCCCATCGGTCAACGAGGGCGATCCGTACCCCGGCCCGGAGACGATGCCGGGCGGCTCCTACATCGCGGGCATGCTCAACTCGTTCATCCGGCAGAGCGAGACCGTCGTCGAGGCCTCTCAGACGTGGGTACCCGTACGCATGTTCCCACCGGAGTTCACCGAGGCGCCGTCGGACCCGAACCCACTGGCACCGGCGGGGTCGGTGTTCGGTCTCTATTCGGCGGTGTTCGAGACCAACGCCGAGTGGCACGCGATCGACCTCGACGTCGACGGTGCCAGCCGAACGATACCCGATACCGGTCCGCGCATCGACCGCATGGAGGACGTTCCCTACGTCGATGCCGCCGCCATGCAGAACGAGCGCGGGAAGGAGCTATGCGTCTTTCTGACGAACCGAAACCTCCGGGGAAGCAGCGAGGTCACCGTCGACCTTCCCGAGAAGTATGCCGGCAAGTCAGTGGCGATCACTCGTCACCGCGCGACTGCGAGCGAGCGACCGCTTCCCCACCACTTTCAGGACTCGTGGGAGGAACCGGACGTCTACGAAGTCGGTCACACCATCGAGTCCGTCGATCGTGACGGCTCGCTCACGCTCGAGGTCGGACCCGCATCGGTCGTTCGGTTGCTCGTCGACAACGATCGCGGACGTCCCGATACGGTCGGCGACGACGGCGTGTGGTCGGGTCTCAACGGGAGCGAGTGCGACTGCAATCCGGCAAAAGGAGTGGGTCACGGGCTGTCACTGTTCGACTTGTTCGATATAGACGGGTCTCGAGGCCGATAG
- a CDS encoding ABC transporter permease: MSTHTDTSSNTVVAGSFERDLRRYLRGLGGLLVFLLVWWVGSMTTQPSYLVPGPLDSVRAFVDLFATSTAIVIPVLGSSLVLPTGLAHLTQTLFHYVPGLLLGAGCGISLGLAMGWNGALDDWLQPLVRVLRPIPPLAWVVFAIVWFGIHHTGAAFIVFVGAFWINFYGAYGGVEGVSSELTDAASTLGVERDRSMLKLVALPSAAPQVLTGFRTSIGRCWMIIVGAELFGAPGVGYEIINASNNLAMATSVAYMFLISLAFLCMDVGFRLIERRVLAWR; encoded by the coding sequence ATGAGTACGCATACCGACACCAGTTCCAACACGGTAGTCGCCGGCAGCTTCGAGCGGGACCTGAGGCGGTATCTGCGCGGGCTGGGTGGGCTCCTCGTGTTTCTCCTCGTCTGGTGGGTTGGCTCGATGACGACCCAGCCGTCGTATTTGGTGCCGGGCCCCCTCGATTCGGTGCGCGCGTTTGTCGACCTATTCGCAACCTCGACTGCGATCGTGATCCCTGTTCTGGGATCGAGTCTGGTGTTGCCGACCGGGCTCGCGCACCTTACACAGACGTTGTTCCACTACGTCCCTGGCCTCCTCCTCGGTGCCGGCTGTGGTATCAGTCTGGGGCTGGCGATGGGCTGGAACGGTGCGCTTGACGACTGGTTGCAGCCTCTCGTCCGGGTGCTGCGGCCAATTCCGCCGCTGGCGTGGGTGGTCTTCGCGATCGTCTGGTTCGGCATTCACCACACCGGTGCGGCGTTCATCGTCTTCGTCGGTGCATTCTGGATCAACTTCTACGGCGCGTACGGTGGCGTCGAGGGCGTCTCGAGCGAACTGACCGATGCTGCGTCGACGCTTGGCGTGGAGCGCGACCGCTCGATGCTGAAACTCGTCGCACTACCGAGTGCTGCTCCCCAGGTGTTGACGGGGTTCCGGACGAGCATCGGTCGCTGCTGGATGATCATCGTCGGGGCCGAACTGTTCGGCGCGCCCGGCGTTGGCTACGAGATCATCAACGCCTCGAACAACCTCGCGATGGCGACCAGCGTCGCGTACATGTTCCTGATCAGCCTGGCGTTCCTCTGTATGGATGTCGGGTTCCGACTCATCGAACGGAGGGTACTCGCGTGGCGCTGA
- a CDS encoding creatininase family protein encodes MRAVDEHAGHAGELETAVLLHLCPDDVGEPVAGDASAWNDTVDGGVVRQFTDEFSENGGWRCDRRVGRTGRSSVRDGRRRNTVLHSRREFSKL; translated from the coding sequence ATGCGCGCCGTCGACGAACACGCCGGTCACGCAGGCGAACTCGAGACAGCCGTGCTACTCCACCTCTGTCCAGACGATGTCGGTGAGCCAGTTGCCGGTGACGCCTCCGCATGGAACGACACAGTTGACGGGGGCGTCGTTCGCCAGTTCACCGACGAGTTCAGCGAGAACGGCGGTTGGCGATGCGACCGACGCGTCGGCCGAACAGGGCGAAGCAGTGTTCGAGACGGCCGTCGACGCAATACTGTGCTACATTCGCGTCGTGAATTCAGCAAACTCTGA
- a CDS encoding ABC transporter substrate-binding protein: MADDSSGHEAPTRRDYMKYGGVVVGGGLLAGCAGQSDSGSTPETSYSVTLSPVGEVTFDTVPETAYAYNPHYADMAVAFGHGDAIASLGAPDAYTTSMNYYYDAVDGASIESEDLRAVWNDGVDKELFYDIGADVHFQDPCWLTSFTENWDQGDIEEVRENLGPWFGNRYSREYTQPPEGCREGYRHYTLWELSEQVAAVFREEERFKALQAESEELFSTIRANLPPEPERPTVGLVVFSDDSFRPYELNNPGFAKAHLRPFEAQDAFATSDQTYDENEGGRIDYEGLLEADPDVLLHSQGISGFFDVAAIRETLENHSVGSELTAVKNDRVYSSGTPFQGPLMNLFQLEMTAKQLYPDVFGEWPADGSEDTYPEISADEQLFDRQRVADISNGDI; the protein is encoded by the coding sequence ATGGCAGACGATTCCAGCGGCCACGAGGCACCGACGCGGCGTGACTACATGAAGTACGGCGGCGTAGTCGTCGGCGGGGGACTGCTTGCCGGGTGTGCGGGCCAGTCCGATTCCGGTTCGACGCCGGAGACCAGTTATTCGGTAACGCTGTCACCCGTGGGCGAGGTGACGTTCGACACGGTCCCGGAGACAGCCTATGCATACAATCCACACTATGCTGATATGGCGGTCGCGTTCGGTCATGGAGACGCGATCGCTTCACTCGGGGCGCCAGACGCGTACACGACATCGATGAACTACTACTACGACGCCGTCGACGGGGCGTCCATCGAAAGCGAAGACCTCAGAGCAGTGTGGAACGATGGGGTTGATAAAGAGTTATTCTACGATATTGGTGCGGACGTCCACTTTCAGGACCCGTGCTGGTTGACGAGTTTCACGGAGAACTGGGACCAAGGAGACATAGAAGAGGTACGAGAGAACCTCGGCCCTTGGTTCGGAAACCGCTACAGCCGCGAGTACACACAACCACCCGAGGGATGTCGCGAGGGGTACCGACACTATACTCTGTGGGAACTCTCGGAGCAGGTCGCTGCTGTTTTTCGCGAGGAGGAACGGTTCAAGGCACTCCAAGCGGAGTCTGAGGAATTGTTCAGCACGATCCGGGCGAACCTCCCTCCCGAACCGGAGCGACCGACAGTTGGACTGGTCGTGTTCAGTGATGACTCGTTCCGGCCCTACGAACTGAACAATCCCGGGTTCGCAAAAGCCCACCTCCGACCGTTCGAGGCCCAGGATGCCTTCGCGACGAGCGACCAGACCTACGACGAGAACGAAGGCGGTCGCATCGACTACGAAGGGTTGCTGGAGGCCGATCCGGACGTGCTCCTCCACAGTCAGGGGATCAGCGGTTTCTTCGACGTGGCGGCGATCCGAGAGACGCTGGAGAACCACTCCGTCGGGAGCGAACTCACAGCCGTTAAAAACGACCGGGTGTACAGTTCCGGCACGCCGTTCCAGGGTCCCCTGATGAATCTGTTCCAACTCGAGATGACGGCGAAACAGTTGTATCCGGACGTCTTCGGGGAGTGGCCCGCCGATGGGAGTGAAGACACCTACCCGGAGATCTCGGCCGACGAACAGCTGTTTGACCGCCAACGAGTTGCGGACATCAGTAACGGCGACATCTAA
- a CDS encoding tyrosine-type recombinase/integrase, producing the protein MNSGSTAVAEPLEAFLRSKSKGGEGSGNYRRNLERCVEDFLEWLEADSGSNGTFDDLDERTFRHYARELTGRELAPGTVQTYYAQVSAYIGWCVREGLLEVNYAQRNVAKEPLPENDGRRSGDQQAWTDDHRLQITRYVDERAHDAADEKGLDAIQEFRDRALVYVLCYSGVRGGEIFADPKDDRRNGLRWGDVSLEDRKMTVLAKKQDWSDRSLTKQAINPMSRYENLLDPARDDWPVFPTFHLPTLYGTLRTGLRDEHGWSPSEIEEFVDGLTGQPAVFDALREYELSPPAINTDGARRIMRRLCEDAEIELDDRHGYLAPHGGRRGAGEVMVRQRGFTAAARLLDNSEEVVRRSYSHIEAKEMAKDAGAAFTEHDS; encoded by the coding sequence GTGAATTCCGGATCGACAGCGGTCGCCGAACCGCTCGAGGCGTTCCTCCGATCGAAATCGAAGGGCGGCGAGGGAAGCGGGAACTACCGGCGGAACCTCGAGCGCTGCGTCGAGGACTTCCTCGAGTGGCTCGAGGCAGATTCCGGCTCTAACGGGACGTTCGACGACCTGGACGAACGAACGTTCCGACACTATGCCCGCGAACTCACCGGACGAGAGCTCGCGCCGGGGACGGTTCAGACGTACTACGCGCAGGTCAGCGCCTACATCGGCTGGTGCGTTCGCGAGGGACTCCTCGAGGTGAACTACGCACAGCGAAACGTCGCGAAGGAACCGCTTCCCGAAAACGACGGGCGACGATCCGGTGACCAACAGGCCTGGACCGACGACCATCGACTGCAGATCACGCGTTACGTCGACGAACGCGCGCACGACGCCGCCGACGAGAAGGGGCTCGACGCGATTCAGGAGTTCCGCGACCGAGCGCTCGTCTACGTTCTCTGTTACTCCGGCGTCCGTGGCGGCGAAATCTTCGCAGACCCGAAGGACGATCGACGGAACGGCCTCAGATGGGGCGACGTCTCGCTCGAGGATCGGAAGATGACTGTCCTCGCGAAAAAGCAGGACTGGTCCGACCGATCGTTGACGAAACAGGCTATAAATCCCATGTCGCGATACGAAAACCTTCTCGATCCGGCTAGGGACGACTGGCCGGTATTCCCGACGTTTCACCTCCCGACGCTTTACGGGACGCTCCGAACGGGATTACGAGATGAACACGGCTGGTCACCGTCGGAGATCGAGGAGTTCGTCGACGGACTCACAGGACAACCGGCTGTTTTCGACGCGCTCCGCGAGTACGAACTGTCACCGCCGGCGATCAACACAGACGGCGCGCGACGGATCATGCGACGACTCTGTGAAGACGCCGAAATCGAACTTGATGACAGACACGGCTACCTCGCGCCGCACGGCGGCCGCCGGGGTGCCGGTGAGGTAATGGTCCGCCAGCGTGGGTTCACCGCCGCCGCTCGCCTACTGGATAACAGCGAGGAGGTAGTCCGACGGTCATACTCACACATTGAAGCCAAAGAGATGGCGAAGGATGCCGGTGCTGCCTTTACGGAACATGATTCCTGA
- a CDS encoding SDR family NAD(P)-dependent oxidoreductase, whose translation MGEITYDFSDETVIVTGGTSGIGREVARRFGEAGATVVVADIREEPKEDDASAPTHELVEDAGGRAEFIETDVSDPEAVGAVVEAAREFGGVDVMVNNAGIYREASLIETDADAFDQVFAINVRGVFAGCRAAARDMLDREEPGSIVNTASISSEYAQVGHSMYDASKGAVMMLTRVAALELARYDIRVNAVAPGIIETTFGAGNPDFDQEIDDGFILPDAELPDLNAQEINPEIPMGRMGTPDELAGSYLFLASDEADYVTGHLLYVDGGYQIL comes from the coding sequence ATGGGAGAGATTACGTACGACTTCTCCGACGAGACCGTGATCGTGACCGGCGGAACGTCCGGTATCGGCCGCGAAGTCGCTCGCCGATTCGGCGAGGCTGGCGCGACGGTGGTCGTCGCGGACATCCGCGAAGAGCCGAAGGAGGACGACGCGTCGGCGCCGACGCACGAACTCGTCGAGGACGCGGGCGGCCGGGCGGAGTTCATCGAAACGGACGTCTCCGATCCCGAGGCCGTCGGCGCGGTCGTCGAGGCCGCCAGGGAGTTCGGCGGCGTCGACGTGATGGTCAACAACGCCGGCATCTACCGCGAGGCGTCGCTCATCGAAACCGACGCCGACGCGTTCGATCAGGTGTTCGCGATCAACGTTCGCGGCGTCTTCGCCGGCTGTCGCGCGGCGGCTCGAGACATGCTCGACAGGGAGGAGCCGGGTTCGATCGTGAACACGGCCTCGATCAGCTCCGAGTACGCACAGGTCGGTCACTCGATGTACGACGCCTCGAAGGGAGCGGTCATGATGCTCACCCGCGTCGCGGCGCTCGAACTCGCTCGGTACGATATCCGGGTCAACGCCGTCGCACCGGGGATCATCGAGACCACCTTCGGTGCCGGAAACCCCGATTTCGACCAAGAGATCGACGATGGGTTCATCCTTCCCGATGCGGAGCTCCCCGATCTCAACGCTCAGGAGATCAACCCCGAAATCCCGATGGGGCGGATGGGGACGCCCGACGAACTCGCGGGATCGTACCTGTTCCTCGCCTCCGACGAGGCCGACTACGTCACCGGCCACCTCCTGTACGTCGACGGCGGCTACCAGATCCTCTGA
- a CDS encoding ABC transporter substrate-binding protein → MVQFSRRRLFQRAGVTTIAATGIAGCLGRGDGLLDALTVAYVPIYPNMQHYVMEQEGYYDDIPAGVTIERFSSGPSVVTAFASGDVDAALFGITPAMVLVDKGTDAGILAANSRNGFKIMGTTELAELYEQEGPAIFERFKQEHGRKIRFGAPPDGSVPDIALRYWIQEDLNVGEMETAINKSKVPPAKAVQMIQSGDIDATIIQEPFATIIGQDDGFDELIWSGNLLENHPVTVLFANQQVIDHSEVSQSLVEQHTAATEFTAESSDVAASHAASVIGSGVSEDLATAAMDSQASDFLSDPHAITDQAATMGEFVANVGNIEEPIATENLFAFDPYDAIQE, encoded by the coding sequence ATGGTTCAATTCTCGCGACGAAGGCTGTTCCAGAGGGCAGGTGTAACCACGATTGCGGCGACGGGAATCGCTGGCTGTCTCGGTCGAGGAGATGGGTTACTCGACGCCCTCACGGTCGCGTACGTCCCGATTTATCCGAACATGCAACACTACGTGATGGAACAAGAGGGCTACTACGACGACATCCCAGCAGGTGTCACTATCGAGCGATTTAGCTCCGGTCCCAGTGTCGTTACGGCGTTTGCCAGTGGGGATGTCGACGCTGCGCTCTTCGGAATCACCCCTGCGATGGTTCTCGTCGACAAAGGCACCGACGCCGGTATCCTCGCGGCGAACTCGAGAAATGGTTTCAAGATCATGGGGACAACCGAACTCGCCGAGCTCTACGAACAGGAAGGGCCAGCCATATTCGAGCGCTTCAAGCAGGAGCATGGTCGCAAGATACGGTTCGGTGCCCCACCGGATGGGAGCGTCCCCGACATCGCTCTTCGATACTGGATCCAGGAGGATCTCAACGTCGGTGAGATGGAGACCGCAATTAACAAGTCGAAAGTCCCGCCGGCGAAGGCGGTCCAGATGATCCAATCGGGCGACATCGACGCGACGATCATCCAGGAACCGTTCGCGACCATCATTGGCCAAGACGACGGCTTTGATGAACTCATCTGGTCTGGAAACCTTCTGGAAAATCATCCAGTCACAGTGTTGTTCGCGAACCAGCAAGTGATCGATCACAGCGAAGTCTCACAGTCGCTAGTCGAACAGCATACCGCGGCGACCGAGTTCACGGCAGAGTCATCGGATGTGGCTGCTTCCCATGCCGCGTCGGTCATCGGCTCCGGCGTGAGCGAGGACCTCGCTACGGCGGCTATGGACTCACAGGCATCGGATTTCCTCTCGGACCCACACGCGATCACCGATCAGGCCGCGACGATGGGCGAGTTCGTCGCGAACGTCGGCAACATCGAGGAACCGATCGCGACGGAGAACCTGTTCGCGTTCGACCCCTACGACGCCATCCAGGAATGA